In Xyrauchen texanus isolate HMW12.3.18 chromosome 27, RBS_HiC_50CHRs, whole genome shotgun sequence, one genomic interval encodes:
- the LOC127620730 gene encoding adenosine receptor A1-like isoform X2, producing the protein MASATGSMSYKRLVTPRRAGIAVFVCWTVAFIIGLTPMLGWNNLNNLQHKNSSLGPNLIITCQFENVISMEYMVYFNFFGWVLPPLLLMVIIYSEIFYMIHKQLNKKVMCHTEPNKYYDKELNLAKSLALVLFLFAVSWLPLHILNCTTLFCPGCEKPMFLIYIAILLTHGNSAVNPIVYAFRIKKFRTAFQRIWKQYFCCKKAPPHENHASERLDNNHYIAASALPEAPFEQNV; encoded by the coding sequence TTATAAGCGCTTAGTCACTCCAAGACGAGCTGGAATAGCAGTATTTGTGTGTTGGACGGTGGCCTTCATTATTGGCTTGACTCCCATGCTGGGCTGGAATAATTTAAATAACCTGCAACATAAAAACAGTTCACTAGGTCCCAACCTCATCATCACCTGCCAATTCGAGAACGTCATCAGCATGGAGTATATGGTCTACTTCAACTTCTTTGGTTGGGTGCTGCCCCCTCTGCTTCTcatggtcatcatttactctgagATCTTCTACATGATCCACAAGCAGTTGAATAAGAAGGTGATGTGCCACACTGAACCAAACAAGTATTATGACAAAGAACTAAACCTGGCAAAGTCTCTGGCACTAGTCCTTTTCCTTTTCGCTGTCAGCTGGCTTCCTCTTCACATCCTAAACTGCACCACACTCTTCTGTCCAGGTTGTGAAAAGCCCATGTTCCTCATTTACATTGCCATTCTGCTCACACATGGCAACTCCGCAGTCAACCCCATTGTTTATGCTTTCCGCATCAAGAAATTTCGGACTGCATTCCAGAGGATCTGGAAGCAGTACTTCTGCTGCAAGAAAGCTCCTCCCCATGAGAATCATGCAAGCGAGAGACTGGATAACAACCACTACATTGCGGCTTCTGCTCTTCCAGAAGCTCCTTTTGAACAGAACGTTTGA
- the LOC127620729 gene encoding 5' exonuclease Apollo-like: protein MNGKVIPHTPIAVDCWQLRKCHHVRLFFLSHMHADHTSGLSSTWSHRPIYCSPLTAKLLKLKLQVKEKLIHPLEIREPHMLLLDDLGKERLTVTLIDANHCPGAVMFLFEGYFGTILYTGDFRYTPSMLREQCLRNNINIDVLYLDNTNCDPTRAVPSRQRATQQIKEIIRAHPGYIVVIGLYSLGKESLLVELAMEFKTWVEVDVERLDTLRVLELPDVFTTEPGTGRIRVVAQSKINASNLMAWNKEQPTIAILPTSRPMVSCHPNVHVVPYSDHSSYQELEDFVSALRPISLVPIVGSCLPYFSSLLSPRKKRRELVIPESVQHYMMTQPKIQASTNSMTSVFQRASCPESRGVVFESPGSKLSQISHYEEDSDITVVEENSEVDRDSDCILLDMSTDSYHRENSPHSKRLKLIHIESEDVVSVSSILPLDVNESVTTLKVVRSPTSPESQMKGPKKKSPQLGSANSREMCSSMDSISIHDRTSVTTVAAVLPSETQPVTSALNFTLDREQIEQWLLKNFTVPEEELKGEQVLLGLHEKYPLTPADFPKPAGDPLEAAIKRIRSK, encoded by the exons ATGAACGGAAAAGTCATACCGCATACTCCCATAGCCGTAGACTGTTGGCAGCTCCGCAAGTGCCATCATGTCCGCTTGTTTTTCCTGTCTCACATGCACGCGGATCACACATCTGGCCTTTCATCTACCTGGAGTCACAGACCCATCTACTGCTCACCACTCACTGCCAAACTTCTCAAACTCAAACTGCAG GTCAAAGAGAAATTGATTCATCCCTTGGAGATCAGGGAACCCCACATGTTGTTGTTAGATGATCTTGGGAAAGAACGACTGACAGTTACTCTAATAGATGCCAACCACTGTCCTGGGGCAGTTATGTTTCTCTTCGAGGGATACTTTGGCACGATACTCTACACTG GTGACTTCCGTTATACCCCGTCCATGCTCCGTGAGCAATGTCTGAGGAACAACATTAATATTGATGTGCTATATCTGGACAACACAAACTGTGACCCAACTCGAGCCGTACCTTCTCGTCAGCGAGCCACTCAGCAAATTAAAGAAATCATTAGGGCTCATCCTGGATACATCGTTGTTATTG GTCTGTACTCTCTTGGTAAAGAGTCTCTGTTGGTGGAGCTGGCTATGGAGTTTAAAACATGGGTGGAGGTTGATGTAGAGCGTCTAGATACCCTGCGAGTTCTGGAGCTCCCAGATGTTTTCACCACTGAACCTGGTACGGGCCGTATTCGTGTAGTCGCTCAGTCTAAGATCAATGCCAGCAACCTGATGGCGTGGAATAAGGAGCAGCCTACCATAGCTATACTGCCCACCAGTCGCCCCATGGTCTCCTGCCACCCTAACGTCCATGTGGTGCCTTACTCTGACCATTCCTCCTACCAGGAACTTGAGGACTTTGTGTCAGCCCTGCGTCCCATCTCACTGGTGCCCATTGTAGGCAGCTGCTTGCCTTACTTCTCTTCCCTTCTGAGCCCTCGCAAGAAGCGCAGAGAGCTAGTGATTCCAGAGTCGGTCCAGCACTACATGATGACCCAGCCTAAAATTCAGGCCTCCACAAACAGCATGACAAGTGTCTTTCAAAGAGCCTCTTGTCCAGAGTCTCGGGGGGTGGTGTTTGAATCTCCTGGATCTAAATTAAGTCAAATTAGTCATTATGAGGAGGATTCAGACATTACTGTGGTCGAGGAGAATTCAGAGGTGGATCGAGACTCAGACTGCATCCTTTTAGACATGAGCACTGACTCGTACCATCGAGAGAACAGCCCACACAGCAAGCGTCTGAAACTCATTCACATTGAATCAGAAGATGTTGTCTCGGTCAGCAGCATCCTTCCACTGGATGTCAATGAATCCGTCACAACGCTTAAAGTTGTAAGATCACCTACATCACCTGAATCTCAAATGAAAGGACCCAAGAAGAAGAGCCCTCAACTGGGTAGCGCCAATTCTAGAGAGATGTGTTCTTCAATGGACAGCATCAGTATCCATGACCGCACCAGTGTTACCACTGTAGCTGCAGTCCTACCTTCTGAAACCCAACCAGTGACTTCTGCCTTGAACTTTACATTAGACAGAGAGCAGATTGAGCAGTGGCTCCTCAAGAACTTCACCGTACCTGAGGAGGAACTCAAAGGAGAGCAAGTGTTATTGGGCCTCCATGAAAAGTATCCCCTAACTCCAGCTGATTTTCCTAAACCAGCAGGTGACCCCCTTGAAGCAGCTATAAAGAGAATCAGATCTAAATAG